A region of Faecalibacterium taiwanense DNA encodes the following proteins:
- a CDS encoding type II toxin-antitoxin system PemK/MazF family toxin, whose translation MQQNWKFRRGDIYYVQFGNTSTGSEQHGDRPAVIIQNDVGNTYAPTLIVVPLTSNTEKKVTQPTHCLLENEGLSMSSMALAEQIFTIDKSRILKYLGHLAPEDMQRLDYALKNSLALNPLGSIRKLKPIIRSTAAYAPPEVVDGKPPIYPYTPIKSSFEDAGSVEEMMLYTELQSAVHAMIQRLEYSFTFNPSLLTIPKRKQQVSEILAEAEKYIWRIREEMQCD comes from the coding sequence TTGCAGCAAAACTGGAAGTTCCGGCGCGGAGACATTTACTACGTCCAATTCGGAAACACAAGTACCGGCTCGGAACAGCACGGCGACCGCCCTGCGGTCATCATTCAGAATGATGTGGGCAATACCTACGCACCGACCCTCATCGTTGTCCCTCTGACAAGCAATACGGAAAAGAAAGTAACTCAGCCGACACACTGCTTGTTGGAAAACGAAGGGCTGTCTATGTCCTCTATGGCTCTGGCAGAACAGATCTTCACCATCGACAAAAGCCGCATTTTGAAATACTTAGGGCATCTCGCCCCGGAAGATATGCAGCGGCTCGATTATGCCTTGAAGAACAGTCTTGCCTTGAACCCACTGGGCAGCATTCGGAAGCTCAAGCCCATCATCCGCTCCACGGCAGCGTATGCGCCGCCGGAAGTAGTGGATGGAAAGCCACCCATCTATCCCTACACACCCATCAAATCGTCCTTTGAGGACGCAGGGAGCGTGGAGGAAATGATGCTGTACACCGAGCTGCAATCCGCTGTTCATGCCATGATACAGCGACTCGAATACAGCTTTACCTTTAATCCCAGCCTGCTCACCATCCCGAAGCGTAAGCAGCAGGTCAGTGAGATTTTAGCAGAAGCCGAAAAATACATCTGGAGAATCCGGGAGGAAATGCAATGCGACTGA
- a CDS encoding DUF6551 family protein yields MRLSNTNNFSASFNVATPYQMVVIHSSKLIYPRELYQRGIQRKRVELIARDFNEYTANEPKVSFRNGRYYVTDGQHTIEARILRNGGKDLPILCKVYTGLTMQQEALFFAEQNGHAAPLTAGIKLRAKVVGEDALSMAFLAATNRVGLDFNYDSLQLSDYRISCVGTALKLYNQMGEKIYCEALRLIVDAWEGKPDSFRAAVLKGVMYFVEVYHGEFNEERLIRALRSVHPMEIYRTGMDNPAKLPGWKKYVFPIYAAYNGKSRKDALPMKF; encoded by the coding sequence ATGCGACTGAGCAACACCAACAACTTTTCCGCATCTTTCAATGTGGCCACTCCTTATCAGATGGTGGTCATTCACAGCAGCAAGCTAATCTACCCGCGCGAGCTTTATCAGCGGGGCATCCAGCGTAAGCGCGTTGAGCTGATTGCAAGAGACTTCAATGAATATACGGCGAATGAGCCGAAGGTCAGCTTTCGCAATGGCCGGTATTATGTAACGGACGGTCAGCACACCATTGAAGCGCGTATCCTGCGCAACGGTGGCAAAGACCTCCCGATTCTCTGCAAGGTGTATACGGGTCTGACGATGCAGCAGGAAGCCCTGTTCTTCGCAGAGCAAAACGGTCACGCTGCACCGCTGACGGCGGGCATCAAGCTCCGTGCCAAGGTCGTGGGCGAGGATGCTCTTTCCATGGCATTCCTCGCAGCCACCAACCGGGTGGGTCTGGACTTCAACTATGACAGCTTGCAGTTGAGCGACTACCGCATCAGCTGCGTAGGCACTGCACTCAAGCTGTACAACCAGATGGGCGAGAAAATCTACTGCGAGGCTCTGCGGCTGATTGTGGACGCATGGGAGGGCAAACCCGATTCCTTCCGTGCCGCAGTCCTGAAGGGTGTGATGTACTTCGTGGAAGTGTATCACGGTGAGTTCAACGAGGAACGGCTGATCCGTGCCCTGCGCAGCGTCCATCCCATGGAAATCTACCGCACCGGGATGGACAACCCGGCAAAGCTGCCCGGATGGAAGAAATACGTTTTCCCCATCTATGCGGCGTACAACGGCAAATCCCGTAAGGATGCCCTGCCGATGAAGTTCTGA
- a CDS encoding recombinase family protein, with protein MTENNNRVCCLYRVSTDKQVDFTSNHEADLPMQRKACHKFAESKGWVIVHEEQEEGVSGHKVRAAARDKLQIIKDYARRGKFDILLVFMFDRIGRIADETPFVVEWFVRNGIRVWSTQEGEQRFDNHTDKLLNYIRFWQADGESEKTSVRTRTSLRQLVEEGHFKGGNAPYGYDLVRSGRINKRKHELYELHINEQEAAVVRIVFDKYVYEGYGPQHIATYLNNSGYRARSGKCWHPSSIRGMVQNLTYTGVLRCGDARSELMPDLQIVPQEQFENAQRIRNERSVRSTAEAENRLPLNIHGKSLLAGNAYCGHCGAKLELTSSRKWRKMADGSLDDTLRIRYTCYGKLRKQTNCTGQTGYTVHILDEIIDKAVRQIFSKMRGIPKEQIVTKRYEKENAERKNHLQDLQTQRNKAEKDLLALKTEVLACIKGESVLPRETLAEMITAQEEKLTELENLCEAASEELEKTAELMDKVSRLYDELISYADLYDSANFEAKKMIVNQLIRRVDVYRGYQINISFNFDLTPYIEGE; from the coding sequence ATGACAGAAAACAACAACCGCGTCTGCTGCTTGTACCGCGTTTCCACCGATAAGCAGGTGGATTTCACTTCCAACCATGAAGCTGACCTGCCCATGCAGCGAAAGGCTTGCCATAAGTTCGCTGAATCGAAGGGCTGGGTCATCGTCCATGAAGAACAGGAAGAAGGCGTGTCCGGCCACAAAGTCCGGGCCGCCGCCCGCGACAAGCTGCAAATCATCAAGGACTATGCCCGGAGGGGCAAGTTTGACATCCTGCTGGTGTTCATGTTCGACCGTATCGGTCGTATCGCAGATGAAACTCCCTTTGTTGTGGAATGGTTTGTACGGAACGGCATCCGGGTATGGAGTACCCAAGAGGGTGAGCAGCGTTTCGACAACCACACTGACAAACTGCTGAACTACATCCGATTCTGGCAGGCGGACGGAGAAAGCGAAAAGACTTCCGTCCGTACCCGCACCAGTCTGCGCCAGCTTGTAGAAGAAGGTCACTTCAAGGGCGGAAATGCGCCTTATGGCTATGACCTTGTACGGAGTGGGCGTATCAACAAGCGCAAGCATGAACTGTACGAACTGCACATCAACGAACAGGAAGCTGCCGTAGTGCGGATTGTCTTTGACAAGTATGTGTATGAGGGCTACGGCCCGCAGCACATTGCTACCTATCTGAACAATTCTGGCTATCGCGCAAGGTCTGGAAAGTGCTGGCACCCATCCAGTATTCGGGGGATGGTACAAAACCTGACCTACACCGGCGTTCTCCGTTGTGGGGATGCACGGTCAGAATTGATGCCGGATTTGCAGATTGTCCCGCAGGAACAGTTTGAAAACGCACAGCGCATTCGGAATGAACGCTCTGTGCGCTCAACTGCGGAAGCCGAAAATCGCCTTCCTTTGAACATCCATGGGAAGTCGCTGCTTGCCGGCAACGCTTACTGCGGACACTGCGGTGCAAAGCTGGAACTGACCAGCAGCCGTAAATGGCGAAAAATGGCAGATGGTTCGTTAGACGATACGCTGCGTATTCGCTATACCTGTTACGGAAAGCTCCGCAAGCAGACCAACTGCACCGGGCAGACGGGATATACCGTCCACATTCTGGATGAGATCATTGATAAAGCTGTCCGCCAGATTTTCTCCAAGATGAGGGGTATCCCCAAAGAGCAGATCGTTACAAAACGCTATGAAAAAGAGAATGCGGAACGCAAGAATCATCTGCAAGACCTTCAGACACAGCGGAACAAGGCAGAAAAAGACCTGTTGGCACTGAAAACCGAGGTTTTAGCTTGCATCAAAGGTGAAAGTGTGTTACCGAGAGAAACCCTTGCCGAAATGATTACAGCGCAGGAAGAGAAACTCACGGAGCTGGAAAACCTTTGCGAAGCGGCCAGTGAAGAACTGGAGAAAACGGCTGAGCTGATGGATAAAGTGTCGCGGCTGTATGATGAACTGATTTCTTATGCTGACCTGTACGACAGTGCAAATTTTGAAGCGAAGAAGATGATCGTCAACCAGCTCATCCGCAGGGTAGACGTATATCGCGGATACCAGATCAACATCTCGTTCAACTTCGACCTTACTCCGTACATCGAGGGGGAGTGA
- a CDS encoding energy-coupled thiamine transporter ThiT, whose translation MTKTYSKTRILVEGALMIALSTVLSMIQIPLMPHGGSITLFSMVPILVMSYRHGAKWGIMTAFVNSLIQLVQGLGNLAYCQTLTAQVGCVLLDYLLAFTVLGFACLIAKPFRNRTVGVGVSAFVVCLLRFLCSFLSGYIVWKDYDYAFSWMTEIGFPGISNMSVDGLCWLYSAVYNATYMLPEAILTTVLVVILIRVAPQIFDPQNARA comes from the coding sequence ATGACCAAAACCTATTCCAAGACCCGCATTCTGGTGGAGGGTGCGCTGATGATCGCCCTGTCCACCGTTTTGAGCATGATCCAGATCCCGCTCATGCCCCACGGCGGTTCCATCACTCTGTTCAGTATGGTGCCCATTCTGGTAATGAGCTACCGCCACGGCGCAAAGTGGGGCATCATGACCGCTTTCGTCAACAGCCTGATCCAGCTTGTGCAGGGCCTTGGCAATCTGGCATACTGCCAGACCCTCACGGCACAGGTGGGCTGCGTGCTGCTGGACTACCTTCTGGCCTTCACGGTGCTGGGCTTTGCCTGCCTGATCGCAAAGCCTTTCCGCAACCGCACCGTGGGTGTCGGTGTCAGCGCCTTTGTGGTGTGCCTGCTGCGCTTTTTGTGCAGCTTTCTGTCCGGTTACATCGTCTGGAAGGACTACGACTACGCTTTCAGCTGGATGACCGAGATCGGCTTTCCCGGCATCTCCAACATGAGCGTGGACGGTCTGTGCTGGCTGTACAGTGCCGTGTACAACGCCACCTACATGCTGCCCGAAGCCATTCTGACCACGGTCCTTGTGGTGATCCTGATCCGTGTCGCACCGCAGATCTTCGACCCGCAGAACGCAAGAGCGTAA
- a CDS encoding sporulation transcriptional regulator SpoIIID, producing MKGDPEQRAVQLGEYIAANRATVRAAAAVFGCSKSTVHKDVAVRLRTLQPELFRQVRAVLACNKAERHLRGGAATRRKYSRR from the coding sequence ATGAAGGGAGACCCCGAACAGAGGGCGGTACAGCTGGGCGAATATATCGCGGCCAACCGGGCCACAGTGCGTGCGGCGGCAGCGGTGTTCGGGTGTAGCAAGTCCACCGTGCACAAGGATGTTGCGGTGCGGCTGCGGACGCTGCAGCCGGAGCTGTTCCGGCAGGTGCGTGCGGTTCTGGCCTGCAATAAGGCAGAGCGGCATCTGCGCGGCGGTGCGGCCACCCGGCGCAAATACAGCCGCAGATAA
- the sigG gene encoding RNA polymerase sporulation sigma factor SigG, with protein MYNKVELCGMNTAKLPVLTEAEKRELLARAHAGDAAAREQMVEGNLRLVLSVVQRFAQRGENLDDLFQVGCIGLIKAIDHFDPAQPVRFSTYGVPMIIGEIRRFLRDNNALRVSRSLRDTAYRAMQSREALEKQLGREPTMDEIAQAAGLARREVTAALESVVEPISLEEPVYTDGGDAMYVIDQVRDPDGEDSWISGLQFRQTVAGLTPREKRIMELRYLQGKTQMEVAREIGISQAQVSRLEKGALSQFRTPD; from the coding sequence ATGTACAACAAAGTGGAGCTGTGCGGCATGAACACTGCAAAGCTGCCTGTGCTGACCGAAGCCGAAAAGCGGGAACTGCTGGCCCGCGCCCACGCCGGTGATGCAGCAGCCCGGGAACAAATGGTGGAAGGCAACCTGCGGCTGGTGCTCAGCGTGGTGCAGCGGTTCGCCCAGCGCGGCGAAAATCTGGACGACCTGTTTCAGGTGGGGTGCATCGGCCTGATCAAGGCCATCGATCATTTTGACCCCGCCCAGCCGGTGCGCTTTTCCACCTACGGCGTTCCCATGATCATTGGGGAGATCCGGCGTTTTCTGCGGGACAACAATGCCCTGCGGGTGAGCCGCAGCCTGCGGGATACCGCCTACCGGGCCATGCAGAGCCGCGAAGCGCTGGAAAAGCAGCTGGGCCGCGAGCCGACCATGGACGAGATCGCGCAGGCGGCGGGCCTTGCCCGGCGCGAAGTGACCGCCGCGCTGGAATCGGTGGTGGAGCCGATCAGTCTGGAAGAGCCGGTGTACACCGATGGCGGCGATGCGATGTATGTGATCGATCAGGTGCGGGACCCGGACGGCGAGGACAGCTGGATCAGCGGGCTGCAGTTCCGGCAGACCGTGGCCGGGCTGACCCCGCGGGAAAAGCGGATCATGGAGCTGCGCTACCTGCAGGGCAAGACCCAGATGGAGGTGGCGCGGGAGATCGGCATCAGTCAGGCACAGGTCAGCCGGTTGGAAAAAGGCGCACTGAGCCAGTTCCGCACCCCGGACTGA
- a CDS encoding sigma-70 family RNA polymerase sigma factor has translation MFHVLHRFWRWLLARLGYCGGAHFLAGAPSLPPPLTPEQEKVLLSRMAAGDAAARDDLITHNLRLVVYLAKKYESSGVPAEDMISIGTIGLIKAVNTFTPERSIKLATYASRCIGNEILMYLRKSSNRRQEASIDEPLNVDGDGNELLLSDILGSDENQISQRLEQDAERAVLRRAVDSLSPRERQIMELRFGLADGIERTQKEAADALGISQSYISRLEKRIIHTLKVQLENE, from the coding sequence ATGTTTCATGTTCTGCACCGGTTCTGGCGTTGGCTCCTTGCACGGCTGGGCTATTGCGGCGGCGCACATTTTCTGGCGGGCGCGCCCAGCCTGCCCCCGCCCCTGACCCCGGAACAGGAAAAGGTCCTGCTCTCCCGTATGGCTGCAGGCGATGCCGCTGCCCGGGACGACCTGATCACCCACAACCTGCGGCTGGTGGTGTATCTTGCCAAAAAGTACGAAAGCAGCGGTGTGCCTGCCGAGGACATGATCAGCATTGGCACCATCGGGCTGATCAAGGCGGTGAACACCTTCACGCCGGAGCGCAGCATCAAGCTGGCCACCTACGCCAGCCGCTGCATCGGCAATGAAATTCTGATGTACTTACGCAAAAGCTCCAACCGCCGTCAGGAAGCCAGCATCGACGAACCGCTGAACGTGGATGGCGACGGCAACGAGCTGCTGCTTTCTGATATTCTGGGCAGTGATGAGAACCAGATCAGCCAGCGGCTGGAACAGGATGCGGAGCGTGCCGTTCTTCGCCGGGCCGTGGACAGCCTGTCCCCGCGGGAACGGCAGATCATGGAGCTGCGCTTTGGTCTGGCGGACGGCATTGAGCGCACCCAGAAGGAGGCCGCCGACGCACTGGGCATCAGCCAAAGCTACATTTCCCGGCTGGAAAAACGGATCATCCATACCTTAAAAGTACAATTGGAAAACGAGTGA
- a CDS encoding sigma-E processing peptidase SpoIIGA has protein sequence MKTVIYLDELLLTNFLAAAALLLGAGLLCARQCSGLRLMAGSAAAAAASLGILLPELPGPAAFLYKVFTCCAAVAAAYGVPGLRNFVQLCVWYLLLNLLLCGAVLLPGVQSANLCVYLPLSPGRLLLCCGAVLAVLRGVLFCFGRAGTRCFAAVLELEGAALSVQAFCDTGFSVQDPLTGQAVVLVYYPAVRSALPQELRTFLDRYFACGTAPPPELRVRLVPCTTIAGHCVLPAVPAKALRTSKGSAAGILAAFCRPETQQPWTALLGSELAVQLGIR, from the coding sequence ATGAAAACCGTGATCTATCTGGACGAACTGCTGCTGACGAACTTTCTGGCCGCAGCAGCACTGCTTTTGGGCGCAGGGCTTTTGTGTGCGCGGCAGTGCAGCGGTCTGCGGCTGATGGCGGGCAGTGCGGCAGCGGCAGCGGCTTCGCTGGGCATTCTGCTGCCGGAGCTGCCCGGCCCTGCAGCTTTCCTTTATAAGGTGTTCACCTGCTGTGCCGCTGTAGCTGCGGCTTACGGCGTGCCGGGCCTGCGCAATTTTGTGCAGCTGTGTGTGTGGTATCTGCTGCTGAACCTGCTGCTGTGCGGAGCCGTGCTGCTGCCCGGAGTGCAAAGCGCAAATCTCTGCGTCTATCTGCCGCTGTCCCCGGGCCGGCTGCTGCTGTGCTGCGGTGCAGTGCTTGCCGTGCTGCGCGGCGTACTGTTCTGCTTTGGCCGTGCAGGCACCCGCTGCTTTGCCGCTGTGCTGGAGCTGGAAGGTGCAGCCCTCTCCGTACAGGCTTTCTGCGACACCGGCTTCTCAGTGCAGGACCCGCTGACCGGGCAGGCAGTGGTTCTGGTCTATTATCCCGCCGTGCGCAGCGCCCTGCCGCAGGAGCTGCGCACATTTCTGGACCGTTATTTTGCCTGCGGCACGGCACCGCCGCCGGAGCTGCGGGTGCGGCTGGTGCCCTGCACCACCATTGCCGGGCACTGCGTGCTGCCTGCCGTTCCGGCCAAGGCCCTGCGCACCAGCAAAGGCAGTGCAGCGGGCATTCTGGCCGCATTCTGCCGCCCGGAAACACAGCAGCCATGGACAGCTCTGCTTGGCAGCGAACTGGCCGTACAGCTGGGCATCCGCTGA
- a CDS encoding replication initiator protein A, translating to MTLDYFYGQTGELFSFYRIPKALFQEQRFQSLSTDAKTLYGILLDRMSLSVKNGWLDKQNRVFIIFTIEDVKRALCCADNKATKLLRELEKFGLIERKRRGQGKPSLVYVKNFSAESSKESVKNRDNDDSCGFKIACQDPAKSRCNKTKENDTEMSETNLFYSEESDGMSKRAQLEEYFSQSLEVDLLLRLCPDDEDTIYQIVDLLVDTCATNRKLLHIAGDDKPAEVVRSRFMKLNADHIKFVLKCLAENSSPIRNICSPKSAAARCVSCWAALQRWAQAPMSRPCWWLCIIWM from the coding sequence ATGACCCTTGACTACTTCTACGGACAGACTGGAGAGCTTTTCTCCTTCTACCGCATTCCAAAGGCTCTTTTTCAGGAGCAGCGGTTCCAGAGCCTGTCCACGGATGCCAAAACCCTGTATGGTATCCTGCTGGACCGCATGAGCCTGTCGGTGAAAAACGGCTGGCTGGACAAGCAAAACCGGGTGTTCATCATCTTCACAATCGAGGATGTCAAGAGGGCATTGTGTTGCGCAGACAACAAAGCAACCAAGCTGCTCCGGGAACTTGAAAAGTTTGGTCTGATTGAACGAAAACGCCGAGGGCAAGGAAAGCCAAGTTTGGTATATGTGAAAAACTTTTCGGCAGAATCTTCAAAAGAGAGTGTCAAGAATCGTGATAATGACGATTCTTGTGGCTTCAAAATCGCGTGTCAAGACCCTGCAAAATCACGGTGTAATAAGACTAAAGAGAATGATACTGAAATGAGTGAGACTAATCTCTTCTATTCCGAAGAATCGGATGGGATGAGTAAGCGCGCCCAACTGGAAGAATATTTTTCGCAGTCTTTGGAGGTAGACCTTCTGCTCCGGCTCTGCCCGGATGATGAGGACACCATCTATCAGATCGTAGATTTGCTGGTGGACACCTGTGCTACCAACCGCAAGCTACTGCACATCGCCGGGGACGATAAGCCCGCCGAGGTGGTACGTAGCCGATTTATGAAGCTGAACGCCGACCACATCAAATTTGTGTTGAAGTGCCTTGCAGAGAACAGCAGCCCAATCAGGAACATTTGTTCTCCAAAGTCCGCAGCGGCAAGGTGCGTGTCCTGCTGGGCAGCACTGCAAAGATGGGCGCAGGCACCAATGTCCAGACCCTGCTGGTGGCTGTGCATCATCTGGATGTAG
- the bilS gene encoding flavodoxin family protein BilS, with translation MSYAIVFSSKTGNTKLLADTLHACLPQENCCYFGTPDPAAMEADDLYVGFWTDKGNADESTLDFLKQLHGKNIFLFGTAGFGGSEEYFNKILKKVERSLDRSNTVFGRYMCQGKMPLSVRQRYEGMKKQPIHLPNLDALIENFDNALSHPDAEDLERLKQAVK, from the coding sequence ATGAGCTACGCGATCGTATTCAGCAGTAAAACAGGCAACACAAAATTATTGGCAGACACGCTGCACGCCTGTCTGCCACAGGAAAACTGCTGCTATTTTGGCACCCCGGACCCTGCTGCCATGGAAGCGGACGACCTCTATGTGGGCTTCTGGACAGACAAGGGAAACGCTGACGAAAGCACTTTGGACTTTTTGAAGCAGCTGCACGGCAAAAATATCTTCCTTTTTGGCACCGCCGGCTTTGGCGGCAGTGAGGAGTATTTCAACAAGATCCTGAAAAAGGTGGAGCGTTCACTGGACAGGAGCAACACGGTCTTCGGCCGTTATATGTGTCAGGGCAAGATGCCGCTTTCGGTACGCCAGCGGTATGAGGGCATGAAAAAGCAGCCGATTCATCTGCCCAATCTGGATGCACTGATCGAGAATTTTGACAACGCCCTTTCTCACCCGGATGCAGAAGATCTGGAACGGTTAAAGCAGGCGGTAAAATGA
- a CDS encoding DNA-3-methyladenine glycosylase, protein MGAMELEEKTVQIRDDFDPDKILESGQCFRPRKQAEGWYRFVSGRQLLYLRPLRSGTYTVRCEPGAWDTFWHGYFDLGRSYAALRGKLDSRDDFLQRAMEYGRGIRVLRQDEWEMLVSFIISQRKSIPAIRRAVELLSERFGERLGSDSEGPVYAFPTAEALCCAGEQALQECGLGYRTRYVLHAAQQAAEGTLDLKKLASLPDEALFARLMELDGVGKKVANCVCLFGYGRVGRVPVDVWIERLIRDEFAGQDPFPQFGLEAGIVQQYLFFYKRSVG, encoded by the coding sequence ATGGGGGCAATGGAGCTGGAAGAGAAAACGGTTCAGATCCGGGATGATTTCGACCCGGACAAAATTCTGGAAAGCGGCCAGTGCTTTCGCCCCCGGAAGCAGGCGGAGGGCTGGTATCGGTTTGTTTCCGGGAGACAGCTGCTTTACCTCAGACCACTGCGCAGCGGAACCTACACGGTGCGGTGTGAGCCGGGCGCATGGGATACCTTCTGGCACGGTTACTTCGACCTTGGCCGCAGCTATGCCGCCCTGCGCGGAAAGCTGGACAGCCGGGACGACTTTCTGCAGCGTGCCATGGAATATGGTCGGGGCATCCGGGTGCTGCGTCAGGATGAGTGGGAGATGCTGGTCAGCTTCATCATCTCGCAGCGAAAGAGCATCCCGGCTATCCGCAGGGCGGTAGAGCTGCTTTCGGAGCGGTTTGGCGAGCGGCTGGGCAGCGATAGCGAAGGGCCGGTGTATGCGTTCCCGACAGCAGAAGCGCTCTGCTGTGCCGGGGAGCAGGCGCTGCAGGAGTGCGGTCTTGGCTACCGCACCCGCTACGTGCTGCATGCGGCGCAGCAGGCGGCAGAGGGCACACTGGACCTGAAGAAGCTGGCTTCCCTGCCCGATGAAGCACTTTTTGCCCGTTTGATGGAACTGGACGGTGTGGGCAAAAAGGTGGCAAACTGCGTGTGTCTGTTCGGCTATGGCCGTGTGGGCCGTGTGCCGGTGGATGTCTGGATCGAACGGCTCATCCGGGACGAGTTTGCCGGGCAGGACCCGTTCCCGCAGTTCGGGCTGGAAGCAGGCATCGTGCAGCAGTACCTGTTCTTTTATAAAAGAAGCGTGGGATAA
- the yfcE gene encoding phosphodiesterase, with protein MKWMIASDLHGSAFYCKKMIKAFERERADRLLLLGDLLYHGPRNDLPEGYAPKEVIPLLNGLKPALLCVRGNCDAEVDQMVLDFPILADYAVLPVGRRLVYATHGHVHNLKNLPPLAPGDVLLHGHTHIPAWTEFGEGNLYLNPGSVSIPKEGSAHSYMTLEGETFLWKTLEGEVYRELEL; from the coding sequence ATGAAATGGATGATCGCATCCGACCTGCACGGGTCGGCGTTTTATTGCAAAAAAATGATCAAAGCGTTTGAGCGGGAGAGAGCAGATCGGCTGCTTTTGCTGGGGGATCTTTTGTATCACGGCCCCCGCAACGACCTGCCGGAGGGTTATGCCCCGAAGGAGGTCATCCCGCTCCTGAACGGGCTGAAGCCGGCGCTTTTGTGCGTGCGGGGCAACTGTGACGCTGAGGTGGATCAGATGGTGCTGGATTTTCCCATTCTGGCCGACTATGCGGTGCTGCCGGTGGGCAGGCGGCTCGTTTACGCTACCCACGGTCATGTGCACAACCTGAAAAACCTGCCGCCGCTGGCTCCGGGGGATGTCCTGCTGCATGGCCACACCCACATTCCGGCGTGGACAGAGTTCGGCGAAGGCAATCTCTACCTGAACCCCGGTTCTGTGAGCATCCCGAAGGAGGGGAGTGCACATAGCTATATGACACTGGAAGGGGAGACTTTCCTTTGGAAAACGCTGGAAGGCGAAGTGTACCGGGAGCTGGAGCTGTGA
- a CDS encoding MATE family efflux transporter — MNETFMKEKPVLPLLVSMALPNVISMLVNSLYNIVDSLFVARISEDAMTALSLVFPIQNFANAIAIGFGIGINAMIALYLGAGDHKKAETAATHGMALSLMHGILITIVSIVIMPGFLRRFTSDAGLIASGITYSTIVFLFATINMAALAFEKMFQAVGRMKVTMAALIFGCVCNILLDPILIFGLGPVPAMGIAGAALATGIGQLLSLCVYLFVYVRTELPIRLRRSCLRPDAALDGKLYAIGVPAILNLALPSLLVTFLNGLLAGFSQSYVVVLGIYYKLQTFLYLPANGIVQGMRPLIGYNYGAKQHARVKKLYELTLIMSAAIMAAGTVICLFASRPLMQLFTSNPETVAIGQTALRIICLGFVVSAVSTTSSGALEGLGKGAESLVISLCRYIVFIMPLAAVLCHFLGANGVWHAFWITEVLSAIVAYPVYRKAVGKC; from the coding sequence ATGAACGAGACCTTTATGAAAGAAAAACCGGTGCTGCCGCTGTTGGTATCCATGGCGCTGCCCAATGTTATTTCCATGCTGGTGAACAGTCTGTACAACATCGTGGACAGCCTGTTCGTGGCCCGCATCAGCGAAGACGCCATGACTGCGTTGTCGCTGGTGTTCCCGATCCAGAATTTTGCCAACGCCATCGCCATCGGCTTCGGTATCGGCATCAATGCCATGATCGCACTGTACCTTGGCGCGGGCGACCACAAAAAGGCCGAGACTGCCGCCACCCACGGTATGGCGCTGAGCCTGATGCACGGCATTCTCATCACCATTGTCAGCATTGTCATCATGCCGGGCTTTTTGCGCCGGTTCACCAGCGACGCAGGCCTGATCGCATCCGGCATCACCTACTCCACCATCGTATTCCTGTTTGCCACCATCAACATGGCGGCACTGGCCTTTGAAAAGATGTTTCAGGCCGTGGGCCGCATGAAGGTGACTATGGCGGCGCTGATCTTTGGCTGTGTGTGCAATATCCTTCTGGACCCCATCCTGATCTTCGGCCTTGGCCCGGTGCCTGCCATGGGCATTGCGGGTGCGGCCCTTGCCACCGGCATCGGCCAGCTGCTGAGCCTGTGCGTTTACCTTTTCGTTTACGTCCGTACTGAGCTGCCTATCCGACTGCGCCGCAGCTGCCTGCGCCCGGATGCTGCACTGGACGGCAAACTGTATGCCATCGGCGTGCCGGCCATCCTCAATCTGGCCCTGCCCTCTCTGCTGGTTACCTTCCTGAACGGCCTGCTGGCGGGCTTTTCCCAGAGCTACGTGGTGGTGCTGGGCATTTACTACAAGCTGCAGACCTTCCTGTATCTGCCCGCCAATGGCATCGTGCAGGGTATGCGCCCGCTCATTGGCTACAATTACGGTGCCAAACAGCACGCCCGCGTGAAAAAGCTCTACGAACTCACCCTCATCATGAGTGCTGCCATCATGGCTGCGGGCACGGTCATCTGCCTGTTCGCTTCCCGCCCGCTGATGCAGCTGTTCACTTCCAACCCCGAAACCGTCGCCATCGGCCAGACTGCCCTGCGCATCATCTGTCTGGGCTTTGTGGTTTCTGCCGTATCCACCACCTCTTCCGGTGCACTGGAAGGCCTTGGCAAGGGCGCAGAATCGCTGGTCATCTCGCTGTGCCGCTACATCGTATTCATCATGCCGCTGGCCGCTGTGCTGTGCCATTTCCTTGGTGCCAACGGCGTGTGGCATGCATTCTGGATCACCGAAGTGCTGTCCGCCATCGTGGCTTACCCGGTGTACCGCAAGGCAGTTGGAAAGTGCTGA